The window tataacaaaaaagaaaacatttctggATAGTCTGTCAAAAGGCATTCATTTAACTTGTTACTGAAATGTTACTCACACATAGTTAGAATGACCAAACGAGCCCTGGAGGGAGGAGGAAAAAGGGTGTAGGAATAAATTCCAGTCAACAGAGGCATCAGATTGAAGACCTGCCATTGATGGTGGAGTACAGTTCACTTTATACATATCCAAAGTTTGAACAGCTTGAGATTCTGTTtattgggatttagaagaataagaggtgatcttattgaaaaatataggattcttaagggtcaGTTGGCAGAGtaaatgcagagaggatgtttcccctcctgAGAGAATATAGAACGAGAGggcagtctcagaataaatgggcaccagtttaagactgagatgaggaggattcttttctctcagaaagctgagtgtttggaactccttgcaactgagagctgtggggcagattccttgtgtatgtttttttatagatatttttattagaaatttaacatttttacaaaaataaacaaaactctcagatataaacattgatatacaattaactcaaatatacaatagccaaaatttaacaagagacagaaaaaaaaactgaaaaagaaggaaaaaaacaaaactcaactatctcctaatctaacctacaactaaccagagtgtatatttaagtctcttacatgctcggaatgtgttaacatcagatgtaataaaacccgtattcNNNNNNNNNNNNNNNNNNNNNNNNNNNNNNNNNNNNNNNNNNNNNNNNNNNNNNNNNNNNNNNNNNNNNNNNNNNNNNNNNNNNNNNNNNNNNNNNNNNNNNNNNNNNNNNNNNNNNNNNNNNNNNNNNNNNNNNNNNNNNNNNNNNNNNNNNNNNNNNNNNNNNNNNNNNNNNNNNNNNNNNNNNNNNNNNNNNNNNNNNNNNNNNNNNNNNNNNNNNNNNNNNNNNNNNNNNNNNNNNNNNNNNNNNNNNNNNNNNNNNNNNNNNNNNNNNNNNNNNNNNNNNNNNNNNNNNNNNNNNNNNNNNNNNNNNNNNNNNNNNNNNNNNNNNNNNNNNNNNNNNNNNNNNNNNNNNNNNNNNNNNNNNNNNNNNNNNNNNNNNNNNNNNNNNNNNNNNNNNNNNNNNNNNNNNNNNNNNNNNNNNNNNNNNNNNNNNNNNNNNNNNNNNNNNNNNNNNNNNNNNNNNNNNNNNNNNNNNNNNNNNNNNNNNNNNNNNNNNNNNNNNNNNNNNNNNNNNNNNNNNNNNNNNNNNNNNNNNNNNNNNNNNNNNNNNNNNNNNNNNNNNNNNNNNNNNNNNNNNNNNNNNNNNNNNNNNNNNNNNNNNNNNNNNNNNNNNNNNNNNNNNNNNNNNNNNNNNNNNNNNNNNNNNNNNNNNNNNNNNNNNNNNNNNNNNNNNNNNNNNNNNNNNNNNNNNNNNNNNNNNNNNNNNNNNNNNNNNNNNNNNNNNNNNNNNNNNNNNNNNNNNNNNNNNNNNNNNNNNNNNNNNNNNNNNNNNNNNNNNNNNNNNNNNNNNNNNNNNNNNNNNNNNNNNNNNNNNNNNNNNNNNNNNNNNNNNNNNNNNNNNNNNNNNNNNNNNNNNNNNNNNNNNNNNNNNNNNNNNNNNNNNNNNNNNNNNNNNNNNNNNNNNNNNNNNNNNNNNNNNNNNNNNNNNNNNNNNNNNNNNNNNNNNNNNNNNNNNNNNNNNNNNNNNNNNNNNNNNNNNNNNNNNNNNNNNNNNNNNNNNNNNNNNNNNNNNNNNNNNNNNNNNNNNNNNNNNNNNNNNNNNNNNNNNNNNNNNNNNNNNNNNNNNNNNNNNNNNNNNNNNNNNNNNNNNNNNNNNNNNNNNNNNNNNNNNNNNNNNNNNNNNNNNNNNNNNNNNNNNNNNNNNNNNNNNNNNNNNNNNNNNNNNNNNNNNNNNNNNNNNNNNNNNNNNNNNNNNNNNNNNNNNNNNNNNNNNNNNNNNNNNNNNNNNNNNNNNNNNNNNNNNNNNNNNNNNNNNNNNNNNNNNNNNNNNNNNNNNNNNNNNNNNNNNNNNNNNNNNNNNNNNNNNNNNNNNNNNNNNNNNNNNNNNNNNNNNNNNNNNNNNNNNNNNNNNNNNNNNNNNNNNNNNNNNNNNNNNNNNNNNNNNNNNNNNNNNNNNNNNNNNNNNNNNNNNNNNNNNNNNNNNNNNNNNNNNNNNNNNNNNNNNNNNNNNNNNNNNNNNNNNNNNNNNNNNNNNNNNNNNNNNNNNNNNNNNNNNNNNNNNNNNNNNNNNNNNNNNNNNNNNNNNNNNNNNNNNNNNNNNNNNNNNNNNNNNNNNNNNNNNNNNNNNNNNNNNNNNNNNNNNNNNNNNNNNNNNNNNNNNNNNNNNNNNNNNNNNNNNNNNNNNNNNNNNNNNNNNNNNNNNNNNNNNNNNNNNNNNNNNNNNNNNNNNNNNNNNNNNNNNNNNNNNNNNNNNNNNNNNNNNNNNNNNNNNNNNNNNNNNNNNNNNNNNNNNNNNNNNNNNNNNNNNNNNNNNNNNNNNNNNNNNNNNNNNNNNNNNNNNNNNNNNNNNNNNNNNNNNNNNNNNNNNNNNNNNNNNNNNNNNNNNNNNNNNNNNNNNNNNNNNNNNNNNNNNNNNNNNNNNNNNNNNNNNNNNNNNNNNNNNNNNNNNNNNNNNNNNNNNNNNNNNNNNNNNNNNNNNNNNNNNNNNNNNNNNNNNNNNNNNNNNNNNNNNNNNNNNNNNNNNNNNNNNNNNNNNNNNNNNNNNNNNNNNNNNNNNNNNNNNNNNNNNNNNNNNNNNNNNNNNNNNNNNNNNNNNNNNNNNNNNNNNNNNNNNNNNNNNNNNNNNNNNNNNNNNNNNNNNNNNNNNNNNNNNNNNNNNNNNNNNNNNNNNNNNNNNNNNNNNNNNNNNNNNNNNNNNNNNNNNNNNNNNNNNNNNNNNNNNNNNNNNNNNNNNNNNNNNNNNNNNNNNNNNNNNNNNNNNNNNNNNNNNNNNNNNNNNNNNNNNNNNNNNNNNNNNNNNNNNNNNNNNNNNNNNNNNNNNNNNNNNNNNNNNNNNNNNNNNNNNNNNNNNNNNNNNNNNNNNNNNNNNNNNNNNNNNNNNNNNNNNNNNNNNNNNNNNNNNNNNNNNNNNNNNNNNNNNNNNNNNNNNNNNNNNNNNNNNNNNNNNNNNNNNNNNNNNNNNNNNNNNNNNNNNNNNNNNNNNNNNNNNNNNNNNNNNNNNNNNNNNNNNNNNNNNNNNNNNNNNNNNNNNNNNNNNNNNNNNNNNNNNNNNNNNNNNNNNNNNNNNNNNNNNNNNNNNNNNNNNNNNNNNNNNNNNNNNNNNNNNNNNNNNNNNNNNNNNNNNNNNNNNNNNNNNNNNNNNNNNNNNNNNNNNNNNNNNNNNNNNNNNNNNNNNNNNNNNNNNNNNNNNNNNNNNNNNNNNNNNNNNNNNNNNNNNNNNNNNNNNNNNNNNNNNNNNNNNNNNNNNNNNNNNNNNNNNNNNNNNNNNNNNNNNNNNNNNNNNNNNNNNNNNNNNNNNNNNNNNNNNNNNNNNNNNNNNNNNNNNNNNNNNNNNNNNNNNNNNNNNNNNNNNNNNNNNNNNNNNNNNNNNNNNNNNNNNNNNNNNNNNNNNNNNNNNNNNNNNNNNNNNNNNNNNNNNNNNNNNNNNNNNNNNNNNNNNNNNNNNNNNNNNNNNNNNNNNNNNNNNNNNNNNNNNNNNNNNNNNNNNNNNNNNNNNNNNNNNNNNNNNNNNNNNNNNNNNNNNNNNNNNNNNNNNNNNNNNNNNNNNNNNNNNNNNNNNNNNNNNNNNNNNNNNNNNNNNNNNNNNNNNNNNNNNNNNNNNNNNNNNNNNNNNNNNNNNNNNNNNNNNNNNNNNNNNNNNNNNNNNNNNNNNNNNNNNNNNNNNNNNNNNNNNNNNNNNNNNNNNNNNNNNNNNNNNNNNNNNNNNNNNNNNNNNNNNNNNNNNNNNNNNNNNNNNNNNNNNNNNNNNNNNNNNNNNNNNNNNNNNNNNNNNNNNNNNNNNNNNNNNNNNNNNNNNNNNNNNNNNNNNNNNNNNNNNNNNNNNNNNNNNNNNNNNNNNNNNNNNNNNNNNNNNNNNNNNNNNNNNNNNNNNNNNNNNNNNNNNNNNNNNNNNNNNNNNNNNNNNNNNNNNNNNNNNNNNNNNNNNNNNNNNNNNNNNNNNNNNNNNNNNNNNNNNNNNNNNNNNNNNNNNNNNNNNNNNNNNNNNNNNNNNNNNNNNNNNNNNNNNNNNNNNNNNNNNNNNNNNNNNNNNNNNNNNNNNNNNNNNNNNNNNNNNNNNNNNNNNNNNNNNNNNNNNNNNNNNNNNNNNNNNNNNNNNNNNNNNNNNNNNNNNNNNNNNNNNNNNNNNNNNNNNNNNNNNNNNNNNNNNNNNNNNNNNNNNNNNNNNNNNNNNNNNNNNNNNNNNNNNNNNNNNNNNNNNNNNNNNNNNNNNNNNNNNNNNNNNNNNNNNNNNNNNNNNNNNNNNNNNNNNNNNNNNNNNNNNNNNNNNNNNNNNNNNNNNNNNNNNNNNNNNNNNNNNNNNNNNNNNNNNNNNNNNNNNNNNNNNNNNNNNNNNNNNNNNNNNNNNNNNNNNNNNNNNNNNNNNNNNNNNNNNNNNNNNNNNNNNNNNNNNNNNNNNNNNNNNNNNNNNNNNNNNNNNNNNNNNNNNNNNNNNNNNNNNNNNNNNNNNNNNNNNNNNNNNNNNNNNNNNNNNNNNNNNNNNNNNNNNNNNNNNNNNNNNNNNNNNNNNNNNNNNNNNNNNNNNNNNNNNNNNNNNNNNNNNNNNNNNNNNNNNNNNNNNNNNNNNNNNNNNNNNNNNNNNNNNNNNNNNNNNNNNNNNNNNNNNNNNNNNNNNNNNNNNNNNNNNNNNNNNNNNNNNNNNNNNNNNNNNNNNNNNNNNNNNNNNNNNNNNNNNNNNNNNNNNNNNNNNNNNNNNNNNNNNNNNNNNNNNNNNNNNNNNNNNNNNNNNNNNNNNNNNNNNNNNNNNNNNNNNNNNNNNNNNNNNNNNNNNNNNNNNNNNNNNNNNNNNNNNNNNNNNNNNNNNNNNNNNNNNNNNNNNNNNNNNNNNNNNNNNNNNNNNNNNNNNNNNNNNNNNNNNNNNNNNNNNNNNNNNNNNNNNNNNNNNNNNNNNNNNNNNNNNNNNNNNNNNNNNNNNNNNNNNNNNNNNNNNNNNNNNNNNNNNNNNNNNNNNNNNNNNNNNNNNNNNNNNNNNNNNNNNNNNNNNNNNNNNNNNNNNNNNNNNNNNNNNNNNNNNNNNNNNNNNNNNNNNNNNNNNNNNNNNNNNNNNNNNNNNNNNNNNNNNNNNNNNNNNNNNNNNNNNNNNNNNNNNNNNNNNNNNNNNNNNNNNNNNNNNNNNNNNNNNNNNNNNNNNNNNNNNNNNNNNNNNNNNNNNNNNNNNNNNNNNNNNNNNNNNNNNNNNNNNNNNNNNNNNNNNNNNNNNNNNNNNNNNNNNNNNNNNNNNNNNNNNNNNNNNTCTggcctggaaagaggaattcaaGGCAGGGAGGGGACATACACGCGTTTGTGTGCAACTGTAGcttcggccatggagaaaccatggaagtgtggcgactgcgGGAAAGGCTTCCGTGTCCCTTCTGCCCTGGAGACacatcggcgcagtcacaccaGGAAGAAGCCATTCTCCTGTCCTGAGTGTGTTAAGGCCTTCAGTgattcctctgccctgctgaggCACTGGCGGCtgcacacaggggagaggccctccagctgccctgagtgcaggAAGAGCTTCAGCGATTCCTCCGCCCGGCTGAGGCACTTGCGTGTTCACACAGGGgtgaggcccttcagctgcctcaagtgtgggaaggcctttagCGATTCCTCCGCCCTGATGAGGCACCAGTGGGTGCACACAGGGGACAGGCCATTCCGCTGCCCCGATTGTGGGAAGGTGTTCCCTAGCTCCTCCCACCTCGTGATTCACCGGTGGGTCCACACCGGTGAGAAGCCCTTCCCCTGCCCCaaatgtgggaaggccttcagcgattcctctgacctgctggctcaccggcgggtccacaccggtgagaggccattcacctgctctgtctgCGGGAAGTGCTTTACACGCTCTTCggacctgctgaagcaccagcgggtccactggggaaaggcccttcagctgctctgtgcgcgggaagggctttacccaggcctccCACCTACTGACACACCtgtgggtccacactggggaaaggccattcacctgcctcgagtgcgggaagggctttgcTGTCTCCTCCACTCTACTgacgcaccagcgggtccacactggggagaggcctttTGCCTGCCCCGAGTGTGGGCAGAGGTTCACAATGTCCTGCAGCTTAACAAGCACCAGTGGAGGCACCAATGCTCCTAACAATCAGATTCTGCCGGTAACGCTGCTGAGTGTCACCCCCCAGGACTGAACCTCCtgcggagtggggggggggggggggggggggggtggtggctcagtggttagcactgctgcctcatagcgccaggaacccagatttaattccatcctcagggtgactgtctgtgtggcgtttgcatgtaATTccctcctgtgtctgcgtgggtttcctctgcgtgttGCAGTCTCTTCCCAAATTCCAAACGTGCGCAtgtttgggtgaattggccaagctaaatagtcccatagtgttcatgaaTGTGTAGGTGTGGTGCATTAGTTAACGGTAAGTGCAGAGTCATAGGGTAGGAGAATgtatctgggtgagttactcttcaaagggtctctctgaacttgttgggcagaagggcccgtttccacactatagtggttctatgtttctgtgaacCTTGCTTCCAGTGGGCGCTGCTGCTCATTGAGCCCAAGACTCGCACAAACCTACGACCACAAGACcattggagcagaagttaggATATTTtgacccatcgaatctgctccacca is drawn from Chiloscyllium plagiosum isolate BGI_BamShark_2017 unplaced genomic scaffold, ASM401019v2 scaf_2970, whole genome shotgun sequence and contains these coding sequences:
- the LOC122546916 gene encoding zinc finger protein 664-like, yielding MEKPWKCGDCGKGFRVPSALETHRRSHTRKKPFSCPECVKAFSDSSALLRHWRLHTGERPSSCPECRKSFSDSSARLRHLRVHTGVRPFSCLKCGKAFSDSSALMRHQWVHTGDRPFRCPDCGKVFPSSSHLVIHRWVHT